In Excalfactoria chinensis isolate bCotChi1 chromosome 3, bCotChi1.hap2, whole genome shotgun sequence, one DNA window encodes the following:
- the SLC30A10 gene encoding calcium/manganese antiporter SLC30A10 translates to MGRYSGKTCRLIFMLVLTTGFFAAELVSGYMGNSIALVSDSFNMLSDLISLCVGLSTGRIARRSRRGPRATYGYSRAEAVGALSNAVFLTALCFTIFVEAILRLARPERIDDAQLVLIVGALGLAVNLVGLLVFQNWASCCPRRRPKTPTGQAVGPSDGTAEAGESPNDQKSPEEGSGRKVEKKSEALNIRGVLLHVMGDALGSVVVVVAATIFHVLPLEANAPCNWQCYIDPSLTIIMVFIILSSAFPLIKETSIILLQMVPKGVNMQLLTDRLAGIPGVSSLHEVHVWELAGGKNIATLHVKCQTPTDYQDAAYKIRKVFHEAGIHSVTIQPEYIDHKTSNLLCSSPCISKACDSQLCCSQQEAPLAKTNGYTEKNDSCLSAQRKDNGSSKSDVEIRIDSPLTENGVKDMKNGEVSDDKSQLSSTRF, encoded by the exons ATGGGGCGGTACTCGGGGAAGACGTGCCGCCTCATCTTCATGCTGGTGCTGACCACCGGCTTCTTCGCGGCCGAGCTGGTGTCGGGCTACATGGGCAACTCCATCGCGCTGGTGTCCGACTCGTTCAACATGCTGTCGGACCTCATCTCGCTCTGCGTGGGGCTGTCCACCGGGCGCATCGCCCGCCGCTCCCGCCGCGGCCCTCGAGCCACCTACGGCTACAGCCGGGCGGAGGCGGTGGGGGCTCTCAGCAACGCCGTCTTCCTCACCGCCCTCTGCTTCACCATCTTCGTGGAAGCCATACTGCGCCTCGCCCGGCCCGAGCGCATCGACGACGCCCAACTGGTGCTCATCGTCGGTGCCCTGGGCCTGGCCGTCAACCTGGTGGGGCTGCTCGTCTTCCAGAACTGGGCTTCTTGctgcccccgccgccgccccaaGACCCCGACAGGGCAGGCGGTCGGGCCGTCGGACGGCACGGCCGAAGCAG GTGAATCACCTAATGACCAAAAAAGCCCTGAGGAGGGGTCTGGgagaaaagtagagaaaaagTCCGAAGCTTTGAACATCAGAG GTGTTCTTTTGCACGTTATGGGGGATGCACTTGGATCTGTTGTTGTGGTAGTTGCTGCTACAATCTTCCACGTGCTTCCTTTGGAGGCTAATGCTCCCTGTAACTGGCAGTGCTACATCGATCCAAGCCTGACAATAATTATGGTGTTCATCATCTTGTCTTCAGCATTCCCACTCATCAAAGAGACCTCAATTATTTTGTTGCAGATGGTTCCCAAAGGTGTTAATATGCAACTACTGA CTGACAGGCTAGCTGGCATTCCAGGGGTTAGCAGCCTTCATGAGGTGCATGTGTGGGAGCTTGCAGGTGGCAAGAACATTGCTACTCTTCATGTCAAGTGCCAAACCCCTACTGATTACCAAGATGCTGCTTATAAAATACGGAAGGTTTTCCACGAAGCAGGGATCCACTCTGTGACCATCCAACCCGAGTACATTGACCACAAGACCTCCAATCTCCTGTGCAGCTCACCTTGCATCTCAAAAGCTTGTGactctcagctctgctgcagtcaACAGGAGGCACCGCTGGCTAAAACTAATGgctacactgaaaaaaatgataGCTGCCTTTCTGCACAGCGTAAAGACAATGGTTCAAGTAAAAGTGATGTTGAAATCCGTATTGACTCCCCACTGACAGAGAATGGTGTTAAAGACATGAAAAATGGCGAAGTGTCTGATGACAAGTCACAGTTGAGCAGTACACGATTTTAA